One genomic window of Oncorhynchus kisutch isolate 150728-3 linkage group LG26, Okis_V2, whole genome shotgun sequence includes the following:
- the LOC109871174 gene encoding G-protein coupled receptor 39-like: MNEGEAEIYKEKDWKDLEPNYAIKIFLTILYSLILLTGIVGNGVTIQVMQVLQHNGYMQKYVTDHLVSLACSDLLVLLIGMPVELYSATWFPFTSTSGDASCKIYNFLFEACSYATILNVATLSFERYMAICHPFRFKALAGERTGGLIALAWVTSVFVAVPLLFTTGMEGHVIEPDVGPVQNLTFCTNLRERWGVYRASIFVAFIVYIVVLVSVGVMCRGMILVLQKTMRPMGGGVNGAEGTPKHESARVKAAKKQTILFLGLIVGSLTVCWLPNQVRRLMTAAVPKSSWTMPYFRSYVALHPVADTFFYLSSVLNPFLYNLSSSQFQQVFVQVLRCRLTIEHVNKRTLRSSEENLTRSLRPLLKSLRCGHGGRSTQTQSMEFKMPTFTTLHIPKDTPAPSPEEALPTTDESRSISVRKGNEPDETEI; the protein is encoded by the exons ATGAATGAGGGGGAGGCCGAGATTTATAAGGAGAAAGACTGGAAAGATCTGGAGCCCAACTATGCCATTAAAATCTTCCTCACCATCCTGTACAGCCTCATCCTGCTCACAGGCATTGTGGGTAATGGAGTCACCATCCAGGTGATGCAGGTGCTGCAGCATAATGGCTACATGCAGAAGTACGTGACGGACCACCTGGTGAGCCTGGCGTGCTCCGACCTTCTGGTCCTCCTCATAGGCATGCCCGTGGAGCTCTACAGCGCCACATGGTTCCCCTTCACCTCCACCTCGGGTGACGCTTCCTGCAAGATCTACAATTTCCTGTTCGAAGCCTGCAGTTATGCCACCATCTTGAACGTGGCGACACTCAGCTTTGAACGCTACATGGCCATTTGCCACCCATTCCGCTTTAAGGCCCTGGCAGGAGAGCGAACAGGGGGCCTCATTGCTCTCGCCTGGGTCACGTCTGTGTTCGTGGCTGTCCCGCTGCTGTTCACCACAGGAATGGAGGGCCACGTCATAGAGCCAGACGTTGGGCCGGTCCAGAACCTGACATTCTGCACCAAcctgagggagaggtggggggtgtACAGGGCCAGTATCTTTGTGGCGTTCATCGTGTACATAGTGGTGCTGGTCAGCGTTGGGGTCATGTGTCGGGGCATGATCCTGGTCCTTCAGAAAACCATGAGGCCCATGGGAGGAGGGGTCAACGGAGCAGAGGGCACACCAAAACACGAGAGTGCCCGGGTCAAAGCCGCCAAGAAGCAAACCATACTTTTTCTAG GTTTAATAGTGGGCTCCCTCACCGTCTGCTGGCTTCCCAACCAGGTGCGTCGCCTGATGACTGCCGCCGTGCCCAAGTCCAGCTGGACAATGCCCTACTTCCGCAGCTATGTGGCGCTGCACCCTGTGGCCGACACCTTCTTTTACCTCAGCTCCGTGCTTAACCCCTTCCTGTACAACCTCTCCTCCAGCCAATTCCAACAGGTCTTTGTCCAGGTGCTGCGCTGCCGCCTCACCATTGAGCATGTCAACAAACGGACTCTGAGGAGCTCAGAGGAAAACTTGACCCGCTCGTTGCGGCCCCTGCTAAAGTCGCTGCGTTGTGGTCATGGCGGCAGGTCTACTCAGACTCAGAGCATGGAGTTCAAGATGCCTACGTTCACTACCTTACATATTCCTAAGGACACTCCAGCTCCCAGCCCTGAGGAGGCCCTTCCCACAACCGATGAATCACGCTCGATTTCGGTGCGAAAGGGAAATGAGCCTGATGAGACTGAAATATAA